Proteins co-encoded in one Candidatus Methylomirabilota bacterium genomic window:
- a CDS encoding ABC transporter permease, with protein sequence MAGSIREFGTPEIAGRPRVAVEVPGAAVASRTRSWRALAHQLGRFATAQPLGTLGGFIVLVLILTAVFAPRLAPHGAKDAAFAPYLPPSAEFPMGTDQIGRDVLSRVVWGARLSLYVGLVSVTFGITLGAFWGIVTAYFGGAADGLSQRLVDILMALPPIILALSLMAALGQTVTNVIIALAMLLIPTAARTLRSVALSIKESPYVEAARAAGCSHWRVIFRHVLPNSFSTYIVLFTVNIAYAIVVEAALSFLGLGAPPDEPSWGGMLTAGTQALETAPWMIFFPGLAISLTVFGLNLFGDAIRDLADPRLRGGLG encoded by the coding sequence ATGGCTGGCTCGATCCGAGAATTCGGTACGCCTGAGATCGCGGGCCGCCCCCGCGTCGCCGTCGAGGTGCCGGGCGCGGCCGTCGCTAGCCGGACCCGCTCGTGGCGCGCGCTGGCCCACCAACTGGGCCGCTTTGCCACCGCCCAGCCTCTCGGCACGCTGGGCGGGTTCATCGTGCTGGTACTGATCCTGACGGCTGTCTTCGCCCCGCGGCTGGCGCCTCACGGCGCCAAGGACGCGGCGTTCGCGCCCTACCTGCCACCGAGCGCCGAGTTCCCCATGGGCACCGACCAGATCGGCCGCGACGTCCTCAGCCGCGTGGTCTGGGGCGCTCGCCTGTCGCTTTACGTCGGCTTGGTCTCGGTCACCTTCGGGATCACGCTGGGCGCGTTCTGGGGCATCGTCACCGCCTACTTCGGCGGAGCCGCGGACGGCCTGAGCCAGCGGCTGGTGGACATACTGATGGCGCTGCCCCCGATCATCCTGGCCCTGTCCCTCATGGCGGCGCTCGGTCAGACGGTGACCAACGTCATCATCGCATTGGCCATGTTGTTGATCCCCACCGCCGCCCGGACGCTCCGCTCGGTCGCGCTCAGCATCAAGGAGAGCCCCTACGTGGAGGCGGCGCGGGCGGCGGGGTGCTCGCACTGGCGGGTGATCTTTCGCCACGTCCTGCCCAACTCGTTCTCGACGTATATCGTGCTGTTCACCGTCAACATCGCCTATGCCATCGTCGTGGAAGCCGCGCTCAGCTTCCTGGGGTTGGGGGCGCCGCCCGACGAGCCGTCGTGGGGCGGCATGCTGACGGCGGGCACCCAGGCCCTGGAGACGGCGCCGTGGATGATCTTCTTCCCCGGGCTGGCCATCAGCCTCACCGTCTTCGGCCTCAATCTCTTCGGCGATGCGATCCGCGATCTGGCCGACCCCCGACTTCGGGGCGGGCTCGGATGA